From Nitrospinaceae bacterium, the proteins below share one genomic window:
- a CDS encoding MFS transporter: MSDAPSQQVRYEELPELYHTWKWRVLIAYCVFYSMNYMGRFNFSLIQPAIIEDMGITSADTGWINSWMFWGFAFGDFVHGHLAERFGYRRILLLGALGTGLFNYIASFGTTINGLLVPWAIVGFVNAATWAPGIGIIAQWWGRRERGRAMGLVGTAAGFAMLVVWVVTPWVAGNFGWRAALRYPPMIISLLGVAFYFVARDKPRDVGLPEYAESDEVSLQAEAASAGREHGLHAYIHLLSNWRFFIACQVKGLDNVVRYGIVSWAPVYYAQVGGMDLREMGWVTFAYPLGYMWGPICGGYISDKFFASNRSRVIILAGFLSGAAVLGIALIPANSIPLAVLFLIVGGFFVNMSPIQALAVDLAGRRLAGTASGVLDAHGYIYGALQAWFFGWLAVSVPNGWLWVFSIMAATRLISVAAIWRVRA, from the coding sequence ATGAGCGACGCTCCCAGCCAACAAGTTCGCTACGAAGAGCTCCCCGAGCTCTACCACACCTGGAAGTGGCGGGTGCTGATCGCCTACTGCGTCTTCTATTCGATGAACTACATGGGGCGCTTCAACTTCAGCCTCATTCAACCGGCAATTATCGAGGATATGGGCATCACCAGCGCCGACACGGGCTGGATCAACTCATGGATGTTCTGGGGCTTTGCCTTCGGCGATTTTGTTCACGGGCACTTAGCCGAGCGCTTTGGCTATCGGCGCATACTCCTGCTGGGGGCCCTTGGCACCGGCCTGTTCAACTACATCGCGAGCTTTGGGACCACGATCAACGGCCTGCTCGTCCCCTGGGCCATCGTCGGTTTCGTGAACGCCGCGACCTGGGCGCCAGGCATCGGCATCATCGCCCAGTGGTGGGGACGGCGAGAGCGGGGACGCGCCATGGGCCTGGTGGGAACGGCGGCGGGCTTTGCGATGCTCGTCGTCTGGGTGGTGACGCCCTGGGTGGCGGGAAATTTTGGCTGGCGTGCGGCGCTGCGCTATCCGCCGATGATCATCTCGCTGCTTGGCGTGGCCTTTTATTTCGTGGCGCGGGACAAACCGCGCGATGTGGGGCTGCCCGAGTATGCCGAATCCGATGAGGTGTCGCTCCAGGCCGAGGCCGCCTCGGCGGGACGCGAACACGGACTTCACGCCTACATTCACCTTCTCTCAAACTGGCGTTTCTTCATCGCCTGCCAGGTCAAGGGCCTCGACAACGTCGTGCGCTACGGAATCGTTTCCTGGGCGCCGGTCTACTACGCCCAGGTCGGCGGAATGGATCTAAGAGAGATGGGCTGGGTCACCTTCGCCTACCCGCTGGGCTACATGTGGGGCCCGATTTGCGGCGGCTATATTTCAGATAAATTCTTCGCTAGCAACCGCTCGCGAGTCATCATCCTCGCCGGCTTTCTAAGCGGGGCGGCTGTACTTGGCATCGCCCTGATACCGGCGAACTCGATTCCGCTCGCCGTCCTTTTTCTCATCGTGGGTGGATTTTTCGTGAACATGTCGCCCATCCAGGCGCTTGCCGTCGATCTCGCCGGGAGGCGGCTTGCGGGAACGGCCTCAGGGGTGCTCGACGCACACGGCTATATATACGGGGCCCTGCAGGCCTGGTTCTTCGGCTGGCTTGCGGTGTC